Proteins found in one Halogeometricum rufum genomic segment:
- a CDS encoding helix-turn-helix domain-containing protein produces the protein MPRAHLTLTIPDGVWIGDVTRAHPQATVRILSALTGDDAGVGLAEITAEELQSVVADVQDSDSVVELEILQQYGNTVLLQFETTMPLLLLPVQDSGVPLTMPFTIEDGQAEWELTAPQHRLSELGTQLEEFGIPFTVDEIRQQIEPEQLLTDRQLRLVVAAAERGYYDTPRECSLTELAESEGLAKSTCSETLHRAEEQIIKEFLENLDEATRESQRA, from the coding sequence ATGCCACGAGCACACCTCACGCTGACGATTCCCGACGGCGTCTGGATCGGCGACGTCACGCGCGCGCACCCGCAGGCGACGGTCCGTATCCTGTCCGCCCTCACCGGCGACGACGCGGGCGTGGGCCTCGCCGAGATAACCGCCGAGGAGTTACAGTCCGTCGTCGCCGACGTTCAGGACAGCGACTCCGTGGTCGAACTGGAGATTCTCCAGCAGTACGGCAACACGGTCCTCCTGCAGTTCGAGACGACGATGCCGTTGCTCCTCCTGCCGGTGCAGGACTCGGGCGTCCCGCTGACGATGCCGTTCACCATCGAGGACGGGCAGGCGGAGTGGGAACTCACGGCTCCCCAGCACCGCCTCTCGGAACTCGGGACGCAACTGGAGGAGTTCGGCATCCCCTTCACCGTCGACGAGATTCGCCAACAGATCGAACCCGAGCAGTTGCTCACCGACCGGCAGTTGCGGTTGGTCGTCGCCGCCGCCGAACGCGGCTACTACGACACCCCCCGGGAGTGTTCGCTCACCGAACTCGCCGAGTCGGAGGGGCTGGCAAAGTCCACGTGCAGCGAGACGCTGCACCGCGCCGAAGAGCAGATAATCAAGGAGTTCCTGGAGAACCTCGACGAGGCGACCAGAGAGTCCCAGCGCGCCTGA
- a CDS encoding Lrp/AsnC family transcriptional regulator produces the protein MAQLDETDLVILQRLLDDARRSYRGIAEEVDLSAPTVSNRVERLRDIGLIRRFTVELDRTLLSAADETLVVVETHPADAGDVMSKLTAVEGVEHVFQTVEGRVVAKAVLSPSDVHALFSNTLEDERVEEYRSESVLRSAWRPQLGTDDHEVQCSICGKTVTGEGESVEVGPKSLHRVCCSSCTERVVEEYQSVQETTDD, from the coding sequence ATGGCCCAGCTAGACGAGACGGATCTCGTCATCCTGCAACGGTTGCTGGACGACGCGCGCCGGTCGTATCGCGGCATCGCCGAGGAGGTAGACCTCTCCGCGCCGACCGTCTCGAACCGGGTCGAACGCCTCCGTGACATCGGTCTCATCCGCCGGTTCACGGTCGAGTTGGACCGCACGCTGCTCTCGGCGGCCGACGAGACGCTCGTCGTCGTGGAGACGCACCCAGCCGACGCCGGCGACGTGATGTCGAAACTGACCGCCGTCGAGGGCGTCGAGCACGTGTTTCAGACGGTGGAGGGGCGCGTCGTCGCCAAGGCCGTGCTGTCGCCGTCGGACGTGCACGCCCTGTTCTCGAACACGCTCGAAGACGAACGGGTCGAGGAGTACCGCTCCGAGTCCGTCCTCCGCTCCGCGTGGCGGCCGCAACTCGGCACCGACGACCACGAAGTCCAGTGTTCCATCTGCGGGAAAACGGTCACCGGCGAGGGGGAGAGCGTCGAAGTCGGGCCGAAGAGTCTCCACCGCGTCTGCTGTTCCTCGTGCACCGAACGGGTCGTCGAGGAGTACCAGTCGGTGCAGGAGACGACCGACGACTGA
- a CDS encoding M23 family metallopeptidase, producing MPSHADAGGDAPASGPSDGSLLDRVPDPTNLALVGLLGLPSLVSRRFEFLEPLLLCFLFALWPFVTMLAPSRGESPASWVKTGDRWSSARFLLSMVPLQVNPFVQTQGVRQLLGHLAVDARYRFSLPDPESFEGPVTYRLPVEGEWTVVGGGHEKAHSHSWSILGQRYAYDLVRTDGEGRTHAGDGTDRSDYYCWEEPVVAPAAGVVVAASDGHRDAPRTRGWLDLRQRDIRGNYVVVEHAPDEYSVLAHLREGSVAVEAGDGVEAGQRIGLCGHSGNSTEPHLHFHVQDVPSFYRGMGLPVTFADVAVADGPEDEPTRVERAAIRAGHRVVQRGFAPAPADGRGSEVRPRAIRVE from the coding sequence ATGCCCTCGCACGCCGACGCCGGAGGGGACGCTCCCGCCTCGGGCCCGTCCGACGGCTCCCTCCTCGACAGAGTCCCGGACCCGACGAACCTCGCCCTGGTGGGACTGCTCGGCCTCCCGAGTCTCGTCTCGCGACGGTTCGAGTTCCTGGAGCCACTCCTCCTGTGCTTCCTGTTCGCGCTGTGGCCGTTCGTCACGATGCTCGCTCCGTCACGCGGCGAGTCGCCGGCGTCGTGGGTGAAGACGGGCGACCGGTGGAGTTCTGCGCGCTTCCTCCTGTCGATGGTACCGCTCCAGGTGAACCCGTTCGTCCAGACACAGGGCGTCCGACAACTGCTCGGCCACCTCGCCGTGGACGCCCGCTATCGGTTCTCGCTGCCCGACCCCGAGTCGTTCGAGGGGCCCGTCACCTACCGACTCCCCGTCGAGGGGGAGTGGACCGTCGTGGGCGGCGGTCACGAGAAAGCTCACTCGCACTCGTGGAGCATCCTCGGACAGCGATACGCCTACGACCTGGTCAGGACCGACGGCGAGGGGCGAACCCACGCGGGCGACGGGACGGACCGAAGCGACTACTACTGCTGGGAGGAACCGGTCGTCGCACCCGCCGCCGGCGTCGTCGTCGCCGCGAGCGACGGGCACCGCGACGCCCCGCGAACCCGCGGGTGGTTGGACCTGCGGCAACGCGACATCCGCGGCAACTACGTCGTCGTCGAACACGCACCGGACGAGTACAGCGTCCTCGCGCACCTCCGCGAGGGGAGCGTCGCCGTCGAGGCGGGCGACGGCGTCGAGGCGGGGCAGCGAATCGGCCTGTGCGGGCACTCGGGCAACTCCACCGAACCGCACCTCCACTTCCACGTGCAGGACGTGCCGTCGTTCTACCGCGGGATGGGGCTGCCGGTGACGTTCGCGGACGTCGCCGTCGCCGACGGCCCGGAGGACGAACCGACCCGCGTCGAACGCGCCGCCATCCGCGCGGGGCACCGCGTCGTTCAGCGGGGGTTCGCGCCGGCACCGGCCGACGGACGCGGGAGCGAAGTCCGGCCGCGAGCGATACGCGTGGAGTGA
- a CDS encoding PH domain-containing protein, which yields MTRGLPAVWSAVFGAPFVAVGAYVFAFQSQYPLVANQPTAPPAAGVPLAAFGLFVVALGVYVQFASTPDRPTMRDGEWIVDERDPAQRSALAKTFAAVPFLAAGLDLLYFTTYPLVYPTLALAAGLYLFSTGIHEYWRNTLTSYLVTNRRVLEEYRFVSLARTEVPLEKVRAVEERRSAFESLFGLGGVHVRAGSTGDLSVTVRSVYDSTAFADEIREEIDRAGDATRTAFDGYVEATPVDAATDDVVDADESDAPSVLDAEGSVESLDAADATFAEAEPRSDGGTDEPIPDADSGGTGADTGHDHS from the coding sequence ATGACTCGCGGCCTCCCCGCGGTCTGGAGTGCGGTGTTCGGCGCGCCGTTCGTCGCCGTCGGCGCGTACGTGTTCGCCTTCCAGTCGCAGTATCCGCTGGTGGCGAACCAACCGACTGCGCCGCCGGCGGCGGGCGTTCCGCTGGCGGCGTTCGGCCTGTTCGTCGTCGCTCTCGGCGTCTACGTGCAGTTCGCCAGCACGCCCGACCGGCCGACGATGCGCGACGGAGAGTGGATAGTGGACGAGCGAGACCCGGCGCAGCGAAGCGCACTCGCGAAGACGTTCGCCGCCGTGCCGTTCCTCGCCGCCGGACTGGACCTGCTGTACTTCACGACGTACCCGCTGGTCTACCCGACGCTCGCCCTCGCGGCGGGGTTGTACCTGTTCTCGACCGGCATCCACGAGTACTGGCGCAACACGCTCACGTCTTACCTCGTGACGAACCGCCGGGTGCTGGAGGAGTACCGCTTCGTCTCGCTCGCTCGCACCGAAGTCCCCTTGGAGAAGGTCCGCGCCGTCGAGGAACGGCGGTCGGCCTTCGAGTCGCTGTTCGGCCTCGGCGGCGTGCACGTCCGCGCGGGGTCGACCGGCGACCTGAGCGTGACGGTGCGGTCGGTGTACGACTCCACCGCGTTCGCCGACGAGATTCGCGAGGAGATAGACCGCGCCGGCGACGCGACCCGGACCGCGTTCGACGGCTACGTCGAGGCGACGCCCGTGGACGCAGCGACCGACGACGTCGTCGACGCCGACGAGAGCGACGCGCCGTCGGTCCTCGACGCGGAGGGGTCGGTCGAGTCGCTGGACGCCGCCGACGCGACGTTCGCCGAGGCCGAACCGCGGAGCGACGGCGGCACCGACGAGCCGATTCCCGACGCTGACTCGGGTGGGACGGGCGCCGATACGGGCCACGACCACTCCTGA
- a CDS encoding multicopper oxidase domain-containing protein, translated as MRDRIGAPGTGISRREFLAATGGVGTAAIAGCQAPTSQASAKTEQSSTTAASQTASLPTTSPPEVVDVDEQGGAVTLKTQPAVHEAHPLDSMGGPVRLPRVWAFQADDRDPSVPGPVIRTTEGEEMEVTLDNTAGKRPHTVHFHGVQKAWKDDGVPTTTGITVSPGESHTYTIPANVPGTHLYHCHFQTHRHIDMGMYGIFRVDPKGYKPADREYFMTVKDWDSRLNRSMAGEDVSYTPRGRDPDVFTVNGKVAPRTLHPEDGSPVVVERGDSVRLHFVNGGYMSHPLHIHNHRFQRVEKDGGTVPEAARHEMDVTNVAPAERHTVEFTADADPGIYLMHCHKVSHVMNGNFYPGGMLSGVVYKEAMDTDIFDQLMQYAGYGQ; from the coding sequence ATGAGAGACCGCATCGGTGCTCCCGGAACGGGCATCTCCCGACGAGAGTTCCTCGCCGCCACCGGCGGCGTCGGAACGGCAGCGATCGCGGGGTGTCAGGCCCCGACGAGTCAGGCCAGCGCGAAGACCGAGCAGTCGTCGACGACGGCGGCGTCGCAGACGGCGTCGCTCCCGACGACCAGTCCGCCGGAAGTCGTCGACGTGGACGAACAGGGCGGAGCGGTGACGCTGAAGACGCAACCGGCCGTCCACGAGGCGCATCCGCTCGACTCGATGGGCGGCCCCGTCCGTCTGCCGCGCGTCTGGGCGTTCCAGGCCGACGACCGGGACCCCTCCGTCCCCGGACCGGTCATCCGGACCACCGAGGGCGAGGAGATGGAGGTGACGCTGGACAACACGGCGGGCAAGCGCCCGCACACGGTCCACTTCCACGGCGTCCAGAAGGCGTGGAAGGACGACGGCGTGCCGACGACGACGGGCATCACCGTCTCGCCCGGCGAGTCGCACACCTACACCATCCCGGCGAACGTGCCGGGCACCCACCTGTACCACTGTCACTTCCAGACGCACCGCCACATCGACATGGGGATGTACGGCATCTTCCGGGTGGACCCGAAGGGGTACAAACCGGCCGACAGGGAGTACTTCATGACGGTGAAAGACTGGGACTCGCGGCTCAACCGCTCGATGGCGGGCGAGGACGTCTCCTACACGCCGCGCGGCCGCGACCCCGACGTGTTCACCGTCAACGGGAAGGTTGCGCCGCGGACCCTGCACCCCGAGGACGGGTCGCCCGTCGTGGTCGAACGCGGCGACTCGGTCCGACTTCACTTCGTCAACGGCGGCTACATGAGCCACCCGTTGCACATCCACAACCACCGCTTCCAGCGCGTGGAGAAGGACGGCGGGACGGTGCCGGAGGCGGCCCGTCACGAGATGGACGTGACGAACGTCGCCCCGGCGGAACGGCACACCGTCGAGTTCACCGCCGACGCCGACCCGGGCATCTACCTCATGCACTGTCACAAGGTGAGCCACGTCATGAACGGGAACTTCTACCCCGGCGGGATGCTGTCGGGCGTCGTCTACAAGGAGGCGATGGACACGGACATCTTCGACCAGTTGATGCAGTACGCGGGCTACGGGCAGTGA
- the nirK gene encoding copper-containing nitrite reductase has product MFAPTRRRVLEALGIGGVASVAGCSGDAPAGEETTTQTVAQTTANATAESVAADPTDVPDPVDWSEPRHHEVTLEAVEVTAEIEPGVTFDYMTFDGQIPGPMIRVRQGDTVSFTLKNPPENDMPHNVDMHAIYGTGGGAVATTAAPGEENAERFEATYPGAYIYHCAVPNLDYHISAGMFGMILVEPKGGLPEVDREFYFGQHELYTDGTPGSEGQHGFDFEAMASENPTYVLLNGEKYAYAAANRGPLQANVGETARVFMVTGGPNLQSNFHPIGNVWTECFPNGSLSMEPHTHIQTQVVPPGSTMVGTMELPVPERIKLVDHALSRVARKGNLAEIDVTGEEDPEVFDPEVDGADEGPLYGDGEGDG; this is encoded by the coding sequence ATGTTCGCACCAACTCGACGACGCGTCCTGGAAGCGCTCGGAATCGGCGGCGTCGCATCGGTCGCCGGGTGTAGCGGCGACGCGCCCGCCGGAGAAGAGACGACGACGCAGACCGTAGCACAGACGACGGCGAACGCGACGGCCGAGAGCGTCGCGGCGGACCCGACGGACGTCCCCGACCCGGTCGACTGGTCGGAACCCAGACACCACGAGGTGACGCTCGAAGCCGTCGAGGTGACGGCGGAGATAGAACCGGGCGTGACGTTCGACTACATGACGTTCGACGGGCAGATTCCCGGCCCGATGATTCGCGTCCGGCAGGGCGACACCGTGTCGTTCACGCTGAAGAACCCGCCCGAGAACGACATGCCGCACAACGTGGACATGCACGCCATCTACGGCACCGGCGGGGGCGCCGTCGCCACCACCGCCGCGCCCGGCGAGGAGAACGCCGAACGGTTCGAGGCGACGTACCCCGGCGCGTACATCTACCACTGCGCCGTGCCGAACCTCGACTACCACATCTCCGCGGGGATGTTCGGCATGATTCTGGTCGAACCGAAGGGGGGACTGCCCGAGGTGGACCGCGAGTTCTACTTCGGCCAGCACGAACTCTACACGGACGGAACGCCCGGTTCCGAGGGGCAGCACGGCTTCGACTTCGAGGCGATGGCCAGCGAGAACCCGACGTACGTCCTGCTCAACGGCGAGAAGTACGCCTACGCGGCGGCCAACCGCGGCCCCCTGCAGGCGAACGTCGGCGAGACGGCGCGGGTGTTCATGGTGACCGGCGGGCCGAACCTCCAGTCGAACTTCCACCCCATCGGCAACGTCTGGACCGAGTGCTTCCCGAACGGGTCGCTGTCGATGGAACCGCACACGCACATCCAGACGCAGGTGGTCCCGCCGGGAAGCACGATGGTCGGGACGATGGAACTCCCGGTGCCGGAACGCATCAAACTGGTGGACCACGCCCTCTCGCGGGTCGCTCGGAAGGGCAACCTCGCCGAAATCGACGTGACCGGCGAGGAGGACCCCGAGGTGTTCGACCCCGAGGTGGACGGCGCCGACGAAGGCCCCCTCTACGGCGACGGCGAGGGGGACGGGTGA
- a CDS encoding four-helix bundle copper-binding protein, with the protein MSLSETLSKNERLSDEQRECIENCTEAVEVTEWCADECLGSEEMEECARLCRDVADIASLHARLMARGSNYSTQLAQACAGACEECAEECRRHDADHCQTCAEVLDDCAETCRSMAA; encoded by the coding sequence ATGTCACTGTCAGAGACCCTGTCGAAGAACGAACGCCTGAGCGACGAACAGCGAGAGTGCATCGAGAACTGCACCGAAGCCGTCGAGGTGACCGAGTGGTGCGCCGACGAGTGTCTCGGGAGCGAGGAGATGGAGGAGTGCGCCCGTCTCTGCCGCGACGTGGCCGACATCGCGTCGCTGCACGCCCGCCTGATGGCGCGCGGGTCGAACTACAGCACCCAACTCGCCCAGGCCTGCGCCGGCGCCTGCGAGGAGTGTGCCGAGGAGTGTCGCCGTCACGACGCCGACCACTGTCAGACCTGCGCCGAGGTTCTCGACGACTGCGCGGAGACGTGCCGTAGCATGGCGGCGTAA
- a CDS encoding DUF2249 domain-containing protein, translating to MDDRPSVVAETDAPTGRPTETLDVRDLPPPKPLSETLERVAELDDDAVLVQLNDRAPQHLYPKLTDRGYAFETVETDDCVVTVVWRE from the coding sequence ATGGACGACCGACCCAGCGTCGTCGCGGAGACGGACGCACCGACCGGCCGACCGACGGAGACGCTCGACGTGCGGGACCTCCCGCCGCCGAAACCGCTCAGCGAGACGCTCGAACGGGTCGCGGAACTGGACGACGACGCGGTCCTCGTCCAACTGAACGACCGCGCTCCCCAGCACCTGTACCCGAAACTGACCGACCGCGGCTACGCGTTCGAGACGGTCGAGACAGACGACTGCGTCGTGACTGTCGTCTGGCGCGAGTAG
- a CDS encoding halocyanin domain-containing protein, translating to MNSEEVSVNRRTVLRATGAAIGGAALAGCTGSATDTTDSPDGESGGESGGETAETDGGSDETGGESGDGSSPEFDGWLSDVGNYDGVTDATGEDSVTVRVGTEANGGAYGFGPAAVRVDAGTTVVWEWTGDGGTHNVVAEGGAFESEMVGEEGYTFERAFESAGTYEYACTPHEAMGMKGVVVVE from the coding sequence ATGAACTCCGAGGAAGTTTCGGTAAATCGGCGGACCGTCCTTCGAGCGACCGGTGCGGCCATCGGCGGGGCGGCGCTGGCCGGGTGTACGGGGAGTGCGACCGACACCACCGACTCGCCGGACGGTGAATCGGGCGGCGAGAGCGGTGGTGAGACCGCTGAGACGGACGGTGGAAGCGACGAGACTGGCGGCGAATCGGGCGACGGGTCGTCGCCGGAGTTCGACGGGTGGCTTTCGGACGTCGGGAACTACGACGGCGTCACCGACGCGACCGGCGAGGACAGCGTGACCGTCCGCGTCGGCACCGAAGCCAACGGCGGCGCGTACGGGTTCGGTCCGGCCGCGGTCCGCGTCGACGCCGGAACGACCGTCGTCTGGGAGTGGACCGGCGACGGTGGCACCCACAACGTCGTCGCCGAGGGCGGCGCGTTCGAGAGCGAGATGGTCGGCGAGGAGGGGTACACGTTCGAACGCGCGTTCGAGAGCGCCGGGACGTACGAGTACGCCTGCACGCCGCACGAGGCGATGGGGATGAAGGGCGTCGTCGTCGTCGAGTAA
- a CDS encoding nitric-oxide reductase large subunit: protein MRISRRTIAKALVAVFVVNLVVMGIGAYHSSQNVPPIPKEVVGPDGDAVVTQSQVQRGKIVFQQNGLMNHGSILGNGAYYGVDYTADALDLKVQFMRAYYAQERYDRPYDELADAEQASVDSVVRDDVDEPLTPGAQTVRYSPAEVYAHEQVREVYVERYHEGAKERGLPANYVDSASDARRFADFAMWTAWMSHTDRPGSDHSFTNEWPYEPAAGNAPTGATMTWSVLSMVLLVAAVGIGVWLYNSVELPEPEIRSIEVPPPDEISLSPSQRAATRFVPLAGALFAVQVLLGGLLAHYYVEREAFFGVSEVFGVELLSVLPFSLAKTFHLDLGILWIASLWLGAGLFLPPLLTNYEPPRQKTYIHLLLGALVVATVGGLGGVWLGAQGYIDGALWWILGNEGLEYLEVGRLWQVGLLVGFVLWTALVWRGFRPLLRRESSYGLAHLIVYAGGSIGLLFTAGMLYTPRTNIVMTEFWRWWVVHMWVEGAFEFFIVAIVGLTLVSMGLLKKRSAEKAVAFQALFVMGSGVIGAAHHYWWVGQPDVWIPFGSVFSTLELIPLVLILFEAMGQYRALATGEEGFPYTLPFMFIIASGFWNFVGAGVLGFFINLPLVNYYEHGTYLTVGHAHAAMFGAFGFLALGMATYMLRISSKPAQWTERRLRWAFWLWNVGLAVMVFVSVLPVGFLQLETAFTQSYAAARSLAFYNGELVQLLFWARLPGDTMIILGTLVFAYDVVVKRFSLRSVSTPEETPPAGTIPDRLLTEDDD, encoded by the coding sequence ATGAGAATCAGCCGTCGAACGATAGCGAAAGCGCTCGTCGCCGTGTTCGTCGTCAACCTCGTGGTGATGGGTATCGGCGCGTACCACTCCTCGCAGAACGTGCCGCCCATCCCGAAGGAAGTCGTCGGTCCCGACGGCGACGCGGTGGTCACGCAGTCGCAGGTACAGCGCGGAAAGATAGTCTTCCAGCAGAACGGCCTGATGAACCACGGCTCCATCCTCGGCAACGGGGCCTACTACGGCGTCGACTACACCGCCGACGCACTGGATTTGAAGGTCCAGTTCATGCGCGCGTACTACGCGCAGGAACGGTACGACCGACCGTACGACGAACTCGCCGACGCCGAGCAGGCCAGCGTCGACAGCGTCGTCCGCGACGACGTGGACGAACCGCTGACTCCCGGCGCGCAGACCGTCCGGTACTCGCCGGCGGAGGTGTACGCCCACGAGCAGGTTCGCGAGGTGTACGTCGAGCGATACCACGAGGGGGCGAAGGAGCGCGGCCTGCCGGCGAACTACGTCGACTCGGCGTCTGACGCCCGCCGCTTCGCGGACTTCGCGATGTGGACCGCGTGGATGTCGCACACCGACCGGCCCGGCAGCGACCACAGTTTCACGAACGAGTGGCCGTACGAACCCGCCGCCGGGAACGCGCCGACGGGGGCGACGATGACGTGGAGCGTCCTCAGCATGGTGCTTCTGGTCGCCGCGGTGGGCATCGGCGTCTGGCTGTACAACTCCGTCGAACTCCCCGAACCGGAGATTCGGAGCATCGAGGTGCCGCCGCCGGACGAAATCTCCCTGTCGCCCAGTCAGCGCGCGGCGACGCGCTTCGTCCCCCTCGCGGGAGCGCTGTTTGCCGTACAGGTGTTACTCGGGGGACTGCTCGCACACTACTACGTCGAACGCGAGGCTTTCTTCGGCGTCAGTGAAGTGTTCGGCGTCGAACTCCTCTCGGTCCTGCCGTTCTCGCTGGCGAAGACGTTCCACCTGGACCTCGGCATCCTCTGGATAGCGTCGCTGTGGCTGGGCGCGGGCCTGTTCCTGCCGCCCCTGCTGACGAACTACGAACCGCCGCGACAGAAGACGTACATCCACCTGCTCCTCGGCGCACTCGTCGTCGCCACCGTCGGTGGACTCGGCGGCGTCTGGCTCGGCGCGCAGGGCTACATCGACGGCGCGCTCTGGTGGATTCTCGGTAACGAGGGCCTGGAGTACCTCGAAGTCGGCCGACTCTGGCAGGTCGGACTCCTCGTCGGCTTCGTGCTGTGGACGGCGCTGGTCTGGCGCGGCTTCAGACCCCTCCTGAGGCGGGAGTCCAGCTACGGACTGGCCCACCTCATCGTCTACGCCGGGGGGTCCATCGGCCTCCTGTTCACCGCCGGGATGCTCTACACGCCGCGGACGAACATCGTGATGACGGAGTTCTGGCGCTGGTGGGTCGTCCACATGTGGGTCGAGGGAGCCTTCGAGTTCTTCATCGTCGCCATCGTCGGTCTCACCCTCGTCAGCATGGGGTTACTGAAGAAACGCTCCGCCGAGAAGGCGGTGGCGTTTCAGGCCCTGTTCGTGATGGGGTCGGGCGTCATCGGCGCGGCGCACCACTACTGGTGGGTCGGTCAGCCCGACGTGTGGATTCCGTTCGGGTCGGTGTTCTCGACGCTCGAACTCATCCCCCTCGTCCTCATCCTGTTCGAGGCGATGGGGCAGTACCGCGCGCTGGCCACGGGCGAGGAGGGCTTCCCCTACACGCTCCCGTTCATGTTCATCATCGCCAGCGGCTTCTGGAACTTCGTCGGCGCCGGCGTCCTCGGCTTCTTCATCAACCTCCCCCTCGTCAACTACTACGAACACGGGACGTACCTCACGGTGGGGCACGCCCACGCCGCGATGTTCGGCGCGTTCGGGTTCCTCGCCCTCGGGATGGCGACGTACATGCTCCGAATCTCGTCGAAACCCGCCCAGTGGACCGAGCGACGACTGCGGTGGGCGTTCTGGCTGTGGAACGTCGGCCTCGCCGTCATGGTGTTCGTGAGCGTCCTGCCCGTCGGCTTCCTGCAGTTGGAGACGGCGTTCACGCAGAGTTACGCCGCCGCCCGGAGTCTGGCGTTCTACAACGGTGAACTCGTCCAACTGCTGTTCTGGGCGCGCCTCCCCGGTGACACGATGATAATCCTCGGGACGCTCGTGTTCGCCTACGACGTGGTGGTCAAGCGGTTCTCGCTTCGGTCCGTCTCGACGCCCGAGGAGACGCCGCCCGCGGGGACGATTCCCGACCGACTGCTGACCGAAGACGACGACTGA
- a CDS encoding winged helix-turn-helix domain-containing protein translates to MERDPFAPDAPDIRDVLGALDDPDCRTIIERIDGAMTANDVAERCDIPLSTTYRKLELLTEASLLEEQVQLRADGRHTKRYVLAFEGVRLSLGDDCSLEATVERREQTPAERLSELWSEVGEET, encoded by the coding sequence ATGGAACGCGACCCGTTCGCACCCGACGCGCCCGATATTCGGGACGTGTTGGGCGCGCTCGACGACCCGGACTGCCGAACCATCATCGAACGCATCGACGGGGCGATGACGGCGAACGACGTCGCCGAACGCTGCGACATCCCCCTCTCGACCACGTACCGAAAGCTCGAACTGCTCACCGAGGCGTCGCTCCTCGAAGAACAGGTCCAACTGCGCGCCGACGGCAGACACACGAAGCGGTACGTCCTCGCCTTCGAGGGCGTCCGACTCTCGCTGGGCGACGACTGCTCGCTCGAGGCGACCGTCGAACGCCGTGAGCAGACGCCCGCGGAACGCCTGTCGGAACTGTGGTCGGAGGTGGGAGAGGAGACCTGA
- a CDS encoding DUF2249 domain-containing protein, whose amino-acid sequence MSSETSDAETRELDVRETDGEPFGDIVAALDALGDCERLVLVNGFEPVPLYDVLERRGFAYEASQTGPEEWRVEITHA is encoded by the coding sequence ATGAGTTCGGAGACGTCGGACGCGGAGACCCGCGAACTGGACGTGCGAGAGACCGACGGCGAACCGTTCGGCGACATCGTGGCCGCACTCGACGCCCTCGGCGACTGCGAGCGGTTGGTGCTGGTCAACGGGTTCGAGCCCGTGCCCCTGTACGACGTGCTCGAACGGAGAGGGTTCGCGTACGAGGCGTCGCAAACGGGTCCCGAGGAGTGGCGTGTGGAGATAACGCACGCGTGA